A region of Cardinium endosymbiont of Sogatella furcifera DNA encodes the following proteins:
- a CDS encoding IS110 family transposase has product MKYIGIDISKSSFVAAFPKGEGFTTSKYSNDVNGLNLFLAQLDRSLHHCVLEATGNYGALLVEMLIAAELAVSVVNPRQIKHFAKAMHHITKTDKVDGVPRRPPF; this is encoded by the coding sequence ATGAAATATATAGGCATTGATATATCAAAAAGCAGCTTTGTAGCTGCTTTTCCTAAAGGTGAAGGATTTACTACGTCTAAATATTCAAATGATGTAAATGGGCTTAACCTATTTTTGGCTCAACTTGATAGATCCTTGCATCACTGTGTTTTAGAAGCCACTGGCAATTATGGCGCTTTATTAGTAGAGATGCTTATAGCAGCTGAGCTAGCTGTTTCAGTTGTTAATCCAAGGCAAATCAAACACTTTGCTAAGGCAATGCATCATATAACTAAAACCGATAAGGTAGATGGCGTGCCACGAAGGCCTCCTTTCTAG